CCCCGTAATCTACACATGGGGGTCAGCAAAATCATCAGTACGTCGTCCAGTCTGTATGTACCTGTGGCAGGGAAATCCTGAATTCCTCAATTAGCCTCATTCTAACTGACACTTGACTTCTGAACATACTTCGAActcatcgtcatcttccAATGCACCAAGCTTGGGTAAAGGCTTTTTGTCCAGTTGGGCGTTGGTAGTTGAAGATCCGGCAATagcttcttcctttttctctgCTGAGTTCTTGTGTTCTGACATGCTACTCTATGCTGGAGTCTATACTTCTTGGGAGTCCGCGTTCGAGTGCTGCAACTTGATTATGGTTGTTCGTGGGGACGTGCCAACTACACGTAGATAGCAGCCTGGACGCGCAACCGTCGGACACTGCCACCTTGGACTAATACGCCACTAAGGAAGCCCGGGAACTAACGCCGAATCCGCCATAGTGGAAATCAGTATATGCGTAGGCGCCATCCATAGCTAGTCCTTGTGCTAGGGTTAGAGCTTCTGACAGTGAGGAGAAATCCGAGTCGAAGCAATTGCTGATTGCAAAAAATATCCTACACGTAATGTCCATCGTAAGGTGTGACATTCAATTTCTGGCAACGTACAACTTTGAATTGTACACATCGTgttttatcttttttgtCCCTGTTCAAACGAACAACTGCTGGTGTGGCTCGCTGAGAACAGGTGCATACTATATTTTCAGCGAAATGTTCAATCCGCGACCCGTTACAAAAGCATAAGCTATAGCATCGTCACTCGTTTTTCCGACGTCAAGATTTTAGAAATACCAATTGCCGTTAGTTTTACAGGCCGGTGCAGGTATATAGGAGTAGTGCTGGGGTATTGGAATTATTACCGACGCAGCAGTAACGCAGTCACAATTACTACTTGTGTCCAATGCCAGAGAGCTGGTAGAAGAGGATATTTGAACCGTCTGTAGCTGGGCAGCTGTGTTATGCTGCCTATCATCCGGGTCTAACTCTCCTCTGCTTCCTTGTTGCTAGACAGAATTGAATTTTGAGAGCAGAAGAGAATATATTATGCTCtagaaagaagaatgatgattattattattattattattattattattattattattattattattattattattattattattattattattattattattattattattattattattattattattattattattattattattattattattattattattattattattattattattattattattattattattattattattattattattattattattattattattattattattattattattattattattattattattattattattattattattattattattattattattattattattattattattattattattattattattattattattattattattattattattattattattattattattattattattattattattattattattattattattacCACGTAATGCCGAGAAATCGCCGgtaataataataaaatATAAGtaattattattattattacaTTATTTCATTCTTGCAGCAGCCCCAAAGGCAAGTAAGAATTCTCTGCGCGTGTCCTCGCTGCTCTCGTTGacctttcttcttccttctttcatcGCTCTTCTTACTTCCAGGACTTACGGTTTCCGAATACCACGGTCCTATACTACCTCTTGGCAGCCTCAGCGCTTGCCTTATACCCGCTGGGCGATCACTCGGTCCACAATCTGTCGTCTTCTTACAAAAAGTATCCGCGCTTTGGCCGCCTCGGCATAAAGGAAATTAGACATAATACCCATTGGTTTTCACGACACTGCCTGTTCTGCAATCTTAGTCCGCCTGTTATTAATCCGTTACGACGCTCATAATAGTGATAAAAACCGAAAATGACTTCGACGCCCGCTTCAAACTTCCTTATCAATCCCTCACCGCCAATCCCCGGATCTTCGTCTCCAAATTCTGCTTTTCAAGTAAACCAGGTGCCTTATTCGACTTCTGTTTCACCACACCTACAACTTCCTGGTGGCAGACTCACTACACCATTAGCCCCTCccccaccaccacctcttcACCTGTCGTCTCATCGCCATGGACCAGGTCCGGAAAGACAGATCAGATACGCCGGGGCTGACCATACGCTTGGGCCGACCTTTagcgaggaggaagatggagatgatTCCGCCTTCATCGCTGCGAAGATGGCGGCTTTAGGGCTGGACCCCAATGGCGTTCCCTACAGTCAAAATGGCTATTCAGGGGTGAGCAACACTCCTCGAATCAATTACTCAGCCATGGCTGACAACTTGATTTAGTCTCACAGTACCCGGGCTCCTCGCGCAAAACGGTCACGTACACCGACAGTCCCTCGGTCGCATCAACAAGTGGGAGATCAGCAGTATGCTCAGCAGCAGGCTCTAATTAGCCTTCTCGCACATCAAGGTTCGTCGGCACAAGTTCGCGAAGCTTTAGCATTACTCGAGCTTCAGCAGGCTCAGCAAGCTGCAACCGACCGTCACTACCATACTCAGATGACGGCTCAGCATCATGCGCGTTTGGCGGCTCAACGACAGGCAGAGAAGCAGGCGGAGTACGAGAAGCAGCTCTATGTTCAGCAACAGATGCAGCAGAAACTCTTGGAGCAATTGGCTATTCAGCGTGAAGCTACGAAGAGACAATTTCAACAGCAGCAAGAAGAACAGTATATGCTTCAGCAGCGAGGCTTGCAGCAacttcatcttcaacaGCAACTCGCGGCTCTTCAGACGGACTCTTATGTTGCTCAAGCCCAAGCTCAGCGTCAGCGCAGTGCTCTTCGTGCTCAGATGCAAGCCAATCTCCAGGCAAGATCTGAGCGAGCCGCCCAGGCTAATTGGGCCTTGGGAGTAAATGAAGCGGATCTCAAGTCTCGATTCGAGTCTGCAATGCCTATAAAGTGTTCAGTGCACGAGGATCAGTCTCGTTTTGAAACTGGCGTTTATGGCACTCATGGCGCTTCCacctcgtcttcttctaGCGGTAGCCCTGCTTCCCCTTCCTGGCCCTCTGCTCAGTTATCTTCGCCCACAAAGTCGACCTCGGGCACTGTCGAGGTTCCTATGTCTTCCAAGACCGCTCCGGGTGGACGTTTCTCTCAGGCGCGTCGTGCTCTCGCTGCTTCCGGTACTTCCTCGTACGGCACTCTCACTGCTACCTTGTCTAAGAGATCTTCTTCTGAGGACCAAACCACTTTGACTGTGACTGAGGTAAGGACTCCTCCTGATGAGATGTCCCGTACTACTCCTGCCTCCCCCACTACCCAGCTGGCTCGTCAGTCGATCGGTCTTAGTCTTGGCCGTCCCACGGCTTCCGTTACACCCGCTGAAGAGAAGATAACTAGAGATGCGGCCGATGCTGTTAGTGCTAGGACTTTCAGTCTCTCTTTTGGTGGACCTCATTGTTCGGGAAACGACGACTTTAGGTCTTCCAGCCAACCTGTCGGATTagcgatgaagaagattttCGTGACTCGTCAGCCCTCGGGACCTCCTGGGGATGTTAAGGATCTTGGTGACAGAAACTTCCAAGCTCGGTAGGTCTTTTTGTAGCCCATTGTCTAGCCATACATTAACATCTGTGTTGTAGTATCCGAAAGCAAGTAGGGCTCAACCTCGGCATGCTTAATCGACGAACTGAGTCTCCTGCCGAGATCGCCTCCATCGCCTAAGCCCAATTTTTTTAATTTTTTCATTGACTTGATTGTTTCAGTAATGTACAGTACATCTGTTTGTATCTCATTTAATGGGGAGTTGTTAGGAGCAACGATGGGAAATAGCAAGAAGACAACCTATTGGGATTGTTTTGGCTACAGCATCACTATCCTTtaaagaagaaagaaaaaaagaataACGAAATCTTCGTCGGCATGTCCGTTGGCCCGTTAATTTTTTTTGTATATCAATACCTGCTGGTATACGATAATTATGTTCGTTGTAAGATCAGACCAAGAGTTGCTTTTGTGATGACATGATGTTGAACATATCTTCCTACGAGTCGAAAACGGATAGCAAACCGCGAGTCAAACAGGTGTAAGGAATGTAAGTAGTGAAATAACTGAAAACAAGAAAACATGCAGTTTCTAGAACAAGGTAATATTCATACTCGTACAACCTGATACTTTATGCTATGCGGTTTCAATGAAAATGATGCAATGTTGTGGGATGAAGTCTGATTAGATGGTATCTAAGCAGTGGGAGCGGGTCGTCGAGCGGGCTCAATACCCTCCGCAGCATCACTGAATTGAGCCTTGCGGCAGGAGGAGAAACTGCCTTTGCAAGAAGGGCAAGTGTTGGTGTTACTAATCATCCATGATGTCAATCTCCGAATTTCTTATGAGATAGATGGCACTGCTTACCCAGTGCACTCCAATGCAACGCAACCCTTGCCCTCACAGACAGAGCAATTAGAGGGCTCGGTGGTGCATCCATGAACTTCAGATTTGGCACAATCAACTTGAGTTTTCTACACATTGGAAGCAATGGTCAGCCAGCGGCAAAAAGAGATAAGGATATAGGCTAGACGCACGCCACAGAAGTCACAGTTGGAAGGGTTTCCAGAGCAAGTCATTGCGTTGATTGTGTTTGTAAGTATATATAGGAGGGTTGTTTAGATGTTAAAGCTGGGAGCTCTGAACTGTGACAAGAATTGATTGAGATAGGTATGTAGCTGGGCAGAATATGACGCTCCTTTATATCTTCAGCTTTGAGATATCCAGGAACGATGCGGGGTAATCAGCGGCTCATGAGTGGTCATCCTCGGATTTGACCGCGTCACATCCAGCCAATCAGAGCTCATGGTATTGTCAGCGGCTGAAGGTGtgtaataataataatcACAAAAGATTGATAATAAAAATAATAATCATCATCATAATAAGCATCATAATAATCATCATAATAATCATCATAATAATCATCATAATAATCATCataaataataatgatgatgtccaccatcatcaccaCGGCTGGGGGCGGCAGTATAGtagcagcagcaacagaggaagaggaataTGAAGAAGGATCGCTGGTGATTAGAGAGAGGTCGACAGGGAGAAGCAGGCAGAGCGAAGCTGTGGCATAAATACAAATGTTATTATAATGTATATATACTTGCAACCGTGCCAAAAATAAAAGTTAGTGTGGTCAAGAGGCCGAGGTAGCAATAGAAGAGAGCTCGGTCCTatcattattattgttatGACTATGACGGCGGCAGGTCGAGATTACGAGCTATACTGAAAGCAGCAATGATTTTCCTTGATCCATGAATTTCTAAGCAGAGAGAAGGGCACAATTTAATACGTGAACACTCGGAGGATGATAAAAATACTACTACGGCACGAGAGCAAAATAATCAAGCCCACTACTACGGTAGAATCGCCGTCTCAACGCCTCCTGCTCATACTTGGCATAATCTTGACGATTGGAATCTGAAAATGAGGCTCTATGGGCTTTAAGGTTTGCTTCTAACCTGAAGTTTACGTCGACCCTTTGTTTAATTAGTAATTTTCTTTGTTCTGCCGGTTCTTCGTTCACGGCCCCGGGAATTCGGTATTCCTGATGTTGTCACCCCTGTTCTTCCCGCACCTTCCTTGCATTCGTTATCCAGACTTCAACTAACAACCCCCTCCAAGCTCGTCTTGATCATCTCTGTGAATTTTCTGAGCCGTCTGTCTCTTATCTCTAGAGCTATACTGAGTTTCCTCGCCCATTTTGGCCTTCATCTTACTCTCTTTGGCTTGACACCGGCTTTTGCCTAGCACTCGCCTTCCATTCAAGCGAGATAGGTAGCTGTTAGTAGTTACGCAAGCTTTGCAGGCAAATCATTGGACTGCTGCAGGATAACAACAGCGACATTTCGACTATAGCCTACAAAATTCAGCttttttaaaaaaaaaatcgGCACTCAGCACCCCAATTCCTGTCCGAAAACCTGCTTGCCGATCAAATTGAAGTTGCTCCACAGGAGAACGGGCCGTGCGGGCAAGAAATAGCTTAGATCTCTGCAGGATCGAGGCAGCCAGGCATGGATGTGAATGATTGCGGAACTGCGGAGCCAGATGTTTCCatcgaagaagaggaagaccTTCGGGAGACCGTTAAGCTGTATGTGACAGCATCACGGACTCAGTCTACCAAGTGCTAATATCCGTGTTTCCTACCCACAAGCCAAGCTATCTCTGAATGCCCACAACACTTGCCTCTCTATGTTAGCCTCGCCGAATACAGTTTACAAACTCCTCAAACATTCCCTTTAGACTCTTCACTCCTACCACAGGAAGCGCCCGATCGGGATGAGCCAATCCGGACAACATCAGCAGGTCCTCAACCACCCAATCATCGAGGTCCAACAGATGTGGCCAAAGGCCACCATGTTTCTTCTCAGTCCTCtccaccatcatcatccactTCTAATGCAGGATCTCGATTAGAATCATGTTCTTACACTTCACACATCCCCTTGCTCTCCAGTATGACGCCCGTGACAAATCTGCCTACTGTGGCATCATATCAATCAACGGTATCGCGCGAATCTCAATCTTCTCATCGGCCTCCCCCACGCTTGCACGAGATCCAGCCTCCCAGCCGACGGCTATCGACTCATCAAATGCTCCTTCTCACTCCCTTTGGGGGACAGCTCCCGGCAACGGCCTTAACCACGCCAGGAGGTCCCTTAGGTATGTCGAGAGTATCGTCAAATGCAAGTATCCCTGAAGGAGTTGCAGTATCTGCCGGTTTCCTTGAGAGGTCATCAATCGGCTCATCAGTATCGATGAAAGGTAGCAGAAGTAATCGTGGGAGCTTAATGGAAGTTTCATCAAGCTCTATGGGTTTAGGTATCGGTATTGGAACTGGAGCGTTGGACATGTCTAAAAATCTATCTTCAACCCCGATGAGTCACTTACCTACCAGATCTTGCCAGCCCATCAGTGCTGGCTCTGGTGTGATCAACTCGTCGCCACTGGTGTCTGCGCCCACAAGTTCTCAAGCTTTGGTATCACGGCCAGGTGATCAGCGAGATCTAAAACGGGAGCGCACTCAGCCGCCCCGCTCTACGACAGGGGTGACGCATGGCCCAAGAGCAGCAGACAAATCTGCAAACAATCACGAGGTTGACGGAAGATTACAGCTTATGCCCGCCACAGTGGCCATGACTAGGTGCAATTCGCTGCCGGTCTTGACACTGAGAGAATTGGAAGCAATTCAGGAAAAGGACGGCGATCTGGGGATTCAACGAGGTGGTCATTGGGCTTGGGTCAGCAGAGAGGTGACCGTGGACGAAAATGGCAATGAGGTGTACGCACAGTCgttctttcttctttcttctaAGTCCTTGCTTATACGGTTGATAGGATTGAATCTGTTCCTCAAGGCACCATTTGTACCGGCTCCACTACTGTCGTCGCCCCTCTCAGACCATCATTCACAATGTTCCAAGATCCTTTTGCTGGCCGTCCGCCCTCTCCGAGTGCGCAGCCATACATACCTATTGCTACTTCCTCCAACTATCGTTATCCTCCTGCACACCCTTCCAGGAGGATGTCAGAGATGCCCTCTGTGGCATCTGATGTATCTTCAAGAGGGATGAATACGGATACCCGACGACCGAGCATGCCTGTCGTCCTGGAAGTGGGTAGAGGGAGTAAGGGAATGCCCCATCCTCAATCGCGACGCAGTCATCTGTATAGCACAACTCCGCTTTCTTCCACACTAACCCAGTATCAGGGTCCGGCTCCTGCTCAGACTCAGTCGTCACCCACAGAAAGCCACACAGGTCCCTTCCTAAAGCAACAAGAGCTTTCAGCCGGTGATACTATCTTGCCGTCGGCTCCGACTCAAGAGCGCCCCAGACTCACGCGGTACAAGTCTTCCCCAGCGAGATCGAACGGCTTGGGTTTGAATATTGTGCTCTTACCTGCTGATGAAAGGGTTGCAGAGGGCAGCATCACATCCCCGCCATCTCACAATGATAGAGGGACTGAGCGTCCAAGGGTTCCACTGGGCCAGGAAAGCAGAAGAACGAGCATAGCTGTTGTCGGACACTGGGCTGAGGTTGACTTTGTCGATCCGTTAGTTGCTGCCAGTGATTTTCCTCCTGTCATTGTACCAGTCCCCCTTTCGACCAATGCTTCGCCTACTCAATATCGTCCTGCCACACCGCCTTCAGAATATTCTTCTGGTGTGAGCCCGACCGCGTTACCTCATCGGGACTTGTCACCATCACAAAGTTCCACTTTTACCTCTCAAGGTTCGATCATTTCAACTGGCTCTACACATTCGGCGCCGGCCGCTGCTAGCGCACACCACCACCAAATTAACTCATTTGAAGTCTTTTCTTTcggaggaagaagagagcGCATTGAGTCTATTGACTCTGCTCTTCCTTTGATGCCGGGGGGGACAGGGAGTCGCTTGAGTGTCCCGCCTACAGGTGCTGGAGAGGCGTACCATTCACAGCGAGGTATGACCGTCATCGGAGGAGAACAGCAACCTGGGAGCCCAAATCTGGCCGTAGGCCAAGGAACGGAGATCGGTGGGGGAGAAGGCGAGATACCCAGGAGAGGTAGTCTTGGAATGGGGACGTTTGCGAGGCTGAGAAGGGTTATGGGCAAAGGTCACTTGGACTTTAACGACGAAACGACTGGAGGGAGCAAGAAACATTGGTCCGAACGAAGAGGAAGTTGGGCCGAAGGATGGACGAAAAGTTAAGAAGTCGCATGACTGCATTTTTGTATTTCATATCATTATAAGTTACATTACAGGATATCATCCTTCATCAGCACACTATCAGTACATTATCAACCATATAGTTGGGTTTTTTATTACCTAATCCATTACTATGTATCCTGTCAAATGAAAAAGAATGAGGATATCTCTGTTGCCCATGAATTAGCGGACTGGAGCTTCATAATCCGAACATAGGTGTAAAAGACTGAAAACATAGAATGTACGGATGCATCTAGTTTAAACTAAGACATATTTTCTACTccgccttcttctcttgctcAGTGGCCTTTTGGCCAAGAAGTTTTGCACTGACGTTCCTAACATTTTGCGCTGCCCTTTCAATACCTCCAGATTGAGCCTTCTTGTACAAAGTGAGAGCAGTGTCGAGATTACCGGCTAAATGGGAAGGATATATTAGCTGTGGGCTGGATAAGAGAAGAAACGCTGATAGCATACTGGATTCGAGAACGGCCGCGAGATTGAAAGCGATCTATAAAAAGTACCGTCAGATGCCTGATTGGATGTGACTATGGGGTTTAATGGCGTACCTCCGGGTCCTCGGGTGACAGTTCGAGCGCCTTACTGCTCGTCAAACGTGTTAATTAGTAATCGTCTTTTCATAGACCGCTCACTACCCACGTCAAGTGTTTGATAGCGAGAGCCGGTCTAGGTGGCTTGTCAAAGATGTAGGCCGATGCCAAGTCTACAGGATGATAAATCTATGCCTGATCCATCACCGAAGTCCGCAAGATGACGACGTACTTGTGTGAGCATCAGGGGAGGGCTGGAGGGCGAGTGACTTTTCCCAAGCTTGAATCGCCCCCTCCTTGTTTTCTACCCATCGGTCAACTTCCAATCCTCCATCTGTTACAGCGAGCAGTGTGCTTACGGAGGTGATATTCACAATTCTATTCATTTAGGTCAGCTATTGATTAATGAACCAGGTGCAAAACACCTACAGCAAGGTTATGCCATCCTTCACTGGTCTCCTTCACCCCGACACTTTCCTTGTACAAGTTTCGAGCGGTAGTAACGtcaccatcttccaaaGCGCGAGTTCCAGATTCAAGCAGGTCTTGGGCTCGACTAAGGGAAGGATCGATAGCGGAAGAGGgggacgaggatgatgtCGCATAGGCTGAAATGGAGGTCTATTAGTTTGTTTGTCGCAGCCATGTTCTGACTGGAATTGATATACCTCGGAATGAAGGACCGGCAATAGGGCGAGTCATAAGGGGTCGAGGAATGATGCGGGCGCCGACGAGCCGGGAAGAGTTGACGAGAGATCGGGCGAAAGAAGCCATTTTGCTGCTATGCTGTCTTACAGATGAATATAATAGGGAGAAAAAGACTAGTATGTGTATGTGTACAGAATACCAGAAAGATACTGTAACGGGAACGAACTTCCGACACTTTCTGATTTTCGTCGACGCAACAAGATGGTGGAGGCAGATTTCTTCCCAAACCGCAACAACAGGTACAATATTTAATGTTCGGGTACAAGGTCGTCTACTACGCAACTTCAGACCACGACAGTTCAAATGCTGTGGATATAGACGCTCTTGGGATATGCGTATAGAGTATTCCGTATTTCAACACTCAACCTGCCCATGACTACACTGCCCTACCAATAGCAATCAGTCCAAATCCCCCGTCTCGAATTCCTCAGCACCATATCAGCCGCCAATCTTTACAACGACCCAGGTATTCTCAAATGACAACGGCCCTCTCCACACTAAAACACGGCTCAATGTAAGACACCAGTAGGCTTTTATAATATGCATGTCGCCGACGCCCATTTACACCAAGTTTCCAGCTTAGGCGGAGGCCTTGTTGCTACAATCGTAGTCAGCATCTTCTTTTTGAAGGACGACgtccatcttctcctttaCATCCAGCACCATCACTTTCTTCCCTCCAATATGGCTTGACCTCCCTTCCGAAGTAAGCTCCGAAGTAATACTCACATGTGCCAGTAAGCAGCGTAGAAAGGAGTACCGAAGCCAAGGACACCAAAGGTGATGATCTTAGCCGCCAAGAAGTACTTGTTTTTAACGTCAGTGGGAAGAGTGCTACAAAAACCAGCCATAAGTCAGTTCCCAATATCCTCCTAGTAATTCCTCCGCATGTCTTCCGAATTCTGCGGTGGTAGAAAGTGAACGCACTGGTCGACGACGTTCTCGAAGTGGACAGATCGGACCTGCTGGGGGGTCTTGAGAGTCCTGGCGGCACGGAGAGTGGATCGGGCGAGGAGGGACATTGTGAATAGTAGGCGGTTGAGATGACTTGGTTGCGAGACTTGGGCGTATTATTGAGACAAAAGGTGGTCGCTGAGTGGCTGCTCGGAATGGCTCGCACGGATATAGCCGGAGTTACGCTATGTGGCACCCAAGACGCGTCCACTATATGGCGAATGTCAAAACTCAACAGACGCGTCAATAATCTTCTAATATCACCTCGTCCAAAACAAAATGAGCAATGCTTTACCGGAAAAGAACGTCGTGTTGAGGTTCCCTCCTAAACCAAAAGGGCAGGAAGATGTCCAGGAAGAGATATATCAGCTTTTAGAATTACCTCCGGATCTTCTTAAACTGGTGGAAGCGTTGAaagacaaggaagatggaCAAGTCTTTCCGTAAGTCACATATTGAGTTCGTAATGCATTTAACACAAGAATAGCCTCACGATAAAAGGCAGACCATCAGATGATGCTACTCTCTGTACTGCCGACTCGACCTTTCTCCTCCGTACAGTGGGCATTTCAAACTCCCTCCTCGTTTGTCTACCACCATCGCCGGACGACCTGTCCTACTCATTCACCAAGGATGAAAAAGATCGACCTACTCTACAAATACGAGATATATGCCACCAGGTTCTCGAATGTGTACCAGTAGCCCCTAATTTGGAGAGAATTAGAACGGTGCTGAGGGCATCTGCTTGGGAAGGCATGGGGGATGGGTtgggaaagaggaaaagggaggatggagatgggCGAAAAGTGAAGAGATGGACGAAGGAGCAGTTACGGAGTGTAGTACAGGCTAGTGATGCTGAGCTGGAACAAGggttgaaggagaggaaTGTGATCGAGGTTGACGGTGAGTTTGATTCTCACAAGCTCAGACTGACGTTTTCAGGCCGCATGCTGTTacttccttcttttcattTAAAAGATTTCCTAAACATTCTTCTTTCGCTCCTCGCAATCAATTCTTCAAGGTCACCCACCACCGCCCCATTTCAGACAATAATCATTGCTCTAGAAGAGTACGATGTTCCGCCTTCTATATCAGTACCCGTCCTCGATCTGTTTGGCACAGTGGAGGACGGACAGTGGATGGCCAACGTCGAGAGGATGGTCAAGGAAGTAGGCTTGGGCATACTTTGTGCAGTcaagaaggacaagaaaCGTGATGAATTTATGTCGGAATGGCAAGAGGAAGTAGGAGAGACATGGCGTGAATATACAGACCTCAAACTTTTGGAGGTGTGTATCATCTTCCCAAATTCGGCAAGATGACTCGTTGCTGACCGCGGTCCCTTCTAGGGTGAATATCTACTTTCTCCACCCCCACCATCGGCCCTATCATTTGCTTCCCCTTCACCTCTAATCAGCTATTTCCCCCTCGCCTCCCTGCCTCTCCAGCCGGCCGAGCGGTTCGCCGAACTCTTCCTTACCCGCCAACGATGGCGTCCCGAAGAGATGGCTCCTTTCCTTAGAGGTCTCACAAGAGATGGAGATAGTAAAGGCAGGGACAAGTTGGTAGCCAAGTTTGTCAGGATAgtcaaggagaaggatgggaCATGGTGGTACCCTCGCAGGAGCGCGTGATATGACGGGTATATACATGGAATATGGTATGTTGTATACAACTATGTATATGTTCTTGATGACAATATGTTACGACTTGAGAGGGGGATCAAATATTGGAGGTCTTGAAGGTCCTTGGTCATACGCAGCTGTTCTCAAGATTGGCGAACGAAACATCATTCCTCAAGGAAACTACTCACGCaagtcttcttcctctcttcctctctcctcGGCCCTGGATCTCTCCCCCTCAATTCTCTTCCATATCCCGTGTCCTGCCCCCTCCCCAACAATAATCTTGGCTTCCAAGACCTGACCCCGGCCGGGGTCAGGCAGCGAGttggaggatggagaaggCAAGAACGTTATGAGAATATGGTTTGCGGAGAATGTGGGAAGGTTATAGGTACACGAACGGAGAAGTGTCTGGTATCCGTCAGTGGTGATTACATGCGAAACACGAGTAGGACAGGCTTACATGACCTATCTCGAGTGAGTTGAGAGTAGGCGGGGCGTCATACCCCGGAGGCCCGCCATTGGAGCTTGATCCAGGAACGCTAAGACCATCCGCGACGAATATAACCTATATGCGTTCCCATGAGAATCATGATTCTCAGACAACTGATTTCCacatctcctcctctggAGATTTACTTACGCGACGATCCGTTACCCAGAGTCTACCTTGTGCGTTTTCTGTCCGTTTCGGGCCTTGAATCGTGGGTGGGATATTGAGAGTGAGGCTGGCGGTGTTACCTTCGGTCAAAAGGTTTTCCTCTAAGATTTTATTAGCACCAAGTCATCCTGTAAGCCTCTTTGCCTGGAATGGAATCTGAGATCTACTTCTGGGGGCAAAAGGTGAATCCAAGTGGCAACAATAGACTTACGTTGTAGGAGCTGCGGAGTAGAACGACCCGTGAGCTGTACGGTGTTGACTGACATGTTGCTGCGATTGTtggggaaggaagaggagaatgGTTATGTCCCGGTCAAGGAATTAATGTAGATAGGGAATTTGAGTGACTGTTGGACTTGTTGATGACGATTCCCAACGCGGTCCTCTCGTGCCAAATAAAGTCACGTGATTATTCCTGGCATCGCTTGAGTGTTGTCGGAAGAAGACTCTCCACTATTCCATCGACCATTTTGCTCTACATATACAACTGTCCTTACCATAGAAACATACACAATTAACTTGTCATATCT
The sequence above is drawn from the Cryptococcus gattii WM276 chromosome N, complete sequence genome and encodes:
- a CDS encoding Hypothetical Protein (Similar to TIGR gene model, INSD accession AAW47074.1), with product MSNALPEKNVVLRFPPKPKGQEDVQEEIYQLLELPPDLLKLVEALKDKEDGQVFPLTIKGRPSDDATLCTADSTFLLRTVGISNSLLVCLPPSPDDLSYSFTKDEKDRPTLQIRDICHQVLECVPVAPNLERIRTVLRASAWEGMGDGLGKRKREDGDGRKVKRWTKEQLRSVVQASDAELEQGLKERNVIEVDGRMLLLPSFHLKDFLNILLSLLAINSSRSPTTAPFQTIIIALEEYDVPPSISVPVLDLFGTVEDGQWMANVERMVKEVGLGILCAVKKDKKRDEFMSEWQEEVGETWREYTDLKLLEGEYLLSPPPPSALSFASPSPLISYFPLASLPLQPAERFAELFLTRQRWRPEEMAPFLRGLTRDGDSKGRDKLVAKFVRIVKEKDGTWWYPRRSA